A single genomic interval of Methanobacterium alcaliphilum harbors:
- a CDS encoding histidinol phosphate phosphatase domain-containing protein: MTQRIDLHIHSLFSDGELLPSEIARRACVLDHKAIAITDHVDATNMDCVSRIIQAVEDISDNWGITIIPGAEITHAPAEIIDKLAKKAKDLGAEIIVVHGETLVEPVIEGTNWAAVNCPEVDILAHPGLISYEETEKAKENDIALEISSRRGHSLGNGHVGKIALEVGANLVIDTDTHSPGDLISYETAYNYGLGAGIPEKEVKKALKDNPENILKKKGLI, encoded by the coding sequence ATTACACAACGTATAGATTTACATATTCACAGTCTTTTTAGTGATGGTGAATTATTACCATCCGAAATTGCCAGAAGAGCATGTGTTCTTGATCATAAAGCAATTGCCATAACTGATCACGTGGATGCGACCAACATGGATTGTGTCAGCCGTATAATTCAAGCAGTTGAAGATATCAGTGATAACTGGGGAATTACCATTATTCCCGGTGCAGAAATAACCCATGCACCAGCTGAAATAATTGATAAACTTGCTAAAAAGGCAAAAGATTTAGGGGCAGAAATTATCGTAGTCCACGGCGAAACATTAGTTGAACCGGTAATTGAAGGAACTAATTGGGCTGCTGTAAATTGTCCAGAAGTAGATATTTTAGCACATCCAGGCCTTATAAGTTATGAAGAGACTGAAAAAGCAAAAGAAAATGATATTGCGCTGGAGATCAGTTCCAGAAGAGGTCATTCTTTAGGTAATGGACATGTGGGTAAAATTGCACTTGAAGTCGGGGCAAATTTAGTTATTGATACAGACACTCACTCCCCTGGAGACCTAATATCTTATGAAACAGCATATAATTATGGTTTAGGTGCAGGAATTCCTGAAAAAGAAGTTAAAAAAGCTTTAAAAGATAATCCTGAGAATATATTAAAGAAAAAAGGATTAATATAG
- a CDS encoding 2,5-diamino-6-(ribosylamino)-4(3H)-pyrimidinone 5'-phosphate reductase — MRPHVILNAAMTLDGKIATRTGSSEISGNEDLKRVHQIRKDSDAIMVGINTLLVDDPRLTVHKIDSKRDENPVRVVVDSRARTPPDARILNKDASTLIAVSKKAPLKKIQKLKEKAEVMIMGNERVDLLELMRKLKNKGINTLMLEGGSTLNFSMIENGLVDEVRICIAPMIVGGVNAKTLVDGEGFDFMKDAAKLKLKNSYDLGKDFILEYDVL, encoded by the coding sequence TTGAGACCTCATGTGATTTTAAATGCGGCTATGACTTTGGATGGGAAAATAGCAACTAGAACCGGGAGTTCAGAAATTTCTGGTAATGAAGATTTAAAAAGAGTCCATCAAATAAGGAAAGATTCCGATGCAATAATGGTAGGAATCAACACTTTACTTGTAGATGACCCCCGATTAACTGTCCATAAAATTGATTCTAAAAGAGATGAAAATCCAGTTAGAGTAGTGGTAGATAGCAGGGCAAGGACGCCCCCGGATGCCCGTATATTAAATAAAGATGCTTCCACTCTAATAGCTGTTTCAAAAAAGGCACCCCTTAAAAAAATCCAAAAGCTTAAAGAGAAAGCAGAAGTAATGATAATGGGCAATGAGAGGGTTGATCTGCTGGAACTGATGAGAAAGCTTAAAAATAAAGGAATAAACACTCTGATGCTGGAAGGAGGATCCACACTCAATTTTTCTATGATTGAAAATGGTCTGGTTGATGAAGTAAGGATATGCATAGCACCTATGATAGTAGGTGGTGTAAATGCAAAAACTTTAGTGGATGGGGAGGGCTTTGATTTTATGAAGGATGCTGCTAAATTAAAGTTAAAAAACAGCTATGATCTTGGTAAAGACTTTATTTTAGAATATGATGTCTTATAA
- a CDS encoding carboxymuconolactone decarboxylase family protein translates to MSERYQKGLEMLNKMNKNSYNTLKESLEDIAPDLARFVAEFPYGDIYTRTGLDLKSREIATVAALTALGTAPLQLKSHIKGALNVGCSKNEIIEIIIQMAVYAGFPAAINGISAAREAFKELDEEKE, encoded by the coding sequence ATGTCTGAGAGATATCAAAAAGGATTGGAAATGCTAAATAAAATGAACAAAAATTCTTACAATACATTGAAAGAAAGTTTAGAAGATATTGCACCGGATTTAGCACGTTTTGTTGCTGAGTTTCCGTATGGTGATATTTACACTAGAACCGGTTTAGATTTGAAATCCAGGGAAATAGCAACTGTTGCAGCACTTACCGCTTTAGGAACCGCCCCACTACAATTAAAAAGTCATATAAAAGGAGCATTGAATGTTGGATGCAGTAAAAATGAAATAATTGAAATAATTATCCAAATGGCAGTTTATGCCGGTTTTCCTGCTGCGATTAATGGAATATCTGCTGCTAGAGAAGCATTTAAAGAACTAGATGAAGAAAAAGAATGA